CGCCGACACGCGCGGTCAGATCCGGCTGCTCGCCTCGCCGCGCGTCGGTGATCTGGAGGCGGTGTTCCGGGCGGTGAATGAGGTGATGGCCCTGGTTCCGGGATTCGCGGTGAAGTTCCTCGGGCCGGGCGCGGGACGTGAGCGCGCGCGGCTCGAGGGCGCGTTCGAGGGCAGCACGTTTCCGGCCTGGCGCCACGATGGCCTTTCGGCCGAGGATCTGGCGCGCGCGGCGACTGCGGGCCTGGGTCCTGCGGCCGGCCTGCCCGCGCGCAGCGCGCCGTTCGAGCCGCTGTACGTGCGCCCCGCCCAGGCCGAGGAGCGGGTGCGACGGCGGGCGCTCGCCGGAATCCCGATTCGCATCCGCGAGTTCACGCCCGCGGACCTGAGCGCGGTCACGGCGCTCGAACGGCGAGTATTCGGCGATCCGTGGCCCGAGTCGTTCTTCCGCGAGGAGCTTTCGCAACCCCTGTCGTACGCGCGCATCGCCGAGCGTCCGTCGGCCGATGCGCCTTCCGGGCCTCCCCGCCTCGCCGGCTATCTGGTGGCCTGGGTGGGCAGCGAGGAGGGACACCTGGCCAACCTGGCCGTCGCCCCCGAGCAGCGGCGTGCGGGAGTGGCACGTGCTCTGGTCGAGGACTTGCTCAGTTCAGCGCGTCAGGCCGGCGTGAAATCTCTGTCTCTGGAGGTCCGGGTGAGCAACGATGCGGCTCAGGCGCTGTACCGCTCGTTGGGATTCCGTTTGGCGGGCCTCAGGCGCGGGTATTATCGTGACAGCGGAGAAGACGCGCTCATCATGCTGTGGAGCGCCCGCGCGCGTGACGCCATGCCCCTGACTCCCTGACGCGCCGGAAACCAAGCTCATGTCCTGGCTCAAACGCGAACGCAGCGGCATCCGCCCCGCCAAGCGGCCCAAGCGCTCCGAAGTCCCCGAGGGACTCTGGACCAAGTGCGAAGGGTGTGGCGAAGCGCTGTTCCAAAGCGTGCTCGCCGAGAACCTCTGGACCTGCCCGCACTGCAATCATCATTTCCGCGTGCCGGCCCGGACCTATCTCGAGTTCCTCGCCGATCCGGGATCGTTCTCGGAGCGCGATGCGAATCTCGAGGCGGCGGACCCGCTCGAGTTCCGTGACGCCAAGATGCGCTATCCGGACCGGCTGAAGGCCGCGCAGCGGGAGACCGGCCTGAAGGATGCTGTGCTCTCGGGAATCGCGAGCATCGGGAACGTGCCGGTTTCGCTCGCGATCATGGACTTCTTCTTCATGGGGGGCAGCATGGGCTCGGTGGTGGGCGAGAAGGTGGCGCGCGCCATCGAGCGCTCGGTCGCCGAGCGGCGGGCGCTGGTGGTGGTGACCGCGACCGGCGGCGCGCGCATGCAGGAAGGAATCCTCTCGCTCATGCAGATGGCCAAGACCTCGGCGCTGCTCGCGGTGCTCGAGGCCGAGCGACTGCCCTTCGTCTCCATCCTCACCGATCCGTCCATGGCGGGCGTGCTGG
This Candidatus Sulfotelmatobacter sp. DNA region includes the following protein-coding sequences:
- the rimI gene encoding ribosomal protein S18-alanine N-acetyltransferase, with product MTLKVRPGPGLAIESATEHVEVLVVDAAGEAASQVREEVGHGHTRRLSALVAEALGRAKISPESLLWIASDLGPGSFTGVRVGLATAAGLALPSGAARLGASSLASLALSSGARRALLVPLVPAGHRDLYAGFFRADTRGQIRLLASPRVGDLEAVFRAVNEVMALVPGFAVKFLGPGAGRERARLEGAFEGSTFPAWRHDGLSAEDLARAATAGLGPAAGLPARSAPFEPLYVRPAQAEERVRRRALAGIPIRIREFTPADLSAVTALERRVFGDPWPESFFREELSQPLSYARIAERPSADAPSGPPRLAGYLVAWVGSEEGHLANLAVAPEQRRAGVARALVEDLLSSARQAGVKSLSLEVRVSNDAAQALYRSLGFRLAGLRRGYYRDSGEDALIMLWSARARDAMPLTP
- the accD gene encoding acetyl-CoA carboxylase, carboxyltransferase subunit beta; protein product: MSWLKRERSGIRPAKRPKRSEVPEGLWTKCEGCGEALFQSVLAENLWTCPHCNHHFRVPARTYLEFLADPGSFSERDANLEAADPLEFRDAKMRYPDRLKAAQRETGLKDAVLSGIASIGNVPVSLAIMDFFFMGGSMGSVVGEKVARAIERSVAERRALVVVTATGGARMQEGILSLMQMAKTSALLAVLEAERLPFVSILTDPSMAGVLASYASLGDVIVAEPNALVGFAGARVIRQTIGEDLPPGFQRAQFVLEKGFVDLIVHRKQMRDEVGRILGYFWDSTGGFAAEGALSPHATAGAPAQAKAGSKT